A segment of the Corylus avellana chromosome ca2, CavTom2PMs-1.0 genome:
AGTCATTTTGCCTAAAGATTTGACTAGCtgattctctttcttctttgagaataattaaaataaataaagaaataatattttaaatgaaatagcgAATGTGAACCGGTAAAACGTTTATTTGGATGTATGTATTTTGTATACATGTAATTACTTGTTGTagatttatttttgtcattttagctTTAGATTTGCGTATTTGAAATGATTATTTGTAGGGTTATGTACAAggttggggttggggttggggttggTTGATGATCTATCTCACGCTAAGTCATAACAATATTGGCTTTGCATTTGGTGGTTTTAAATGATTGTATTATTGAATTTTCTTAATATATGCCTACAAGATCTGTGTGCGAGCTTGTGTGATTATGTTGGCCCATAGACCAAAATATCTTAAAAGACTACAAAATTACTGCTTGGTAACCAAATTGTGCACTGATAAATTAAGATAAATTATCGAAGGGTTTTTTGGTTGCTGTTTTTGTACCTATGCCACAAATCTAAGATGTGGTGAAGTTGATTTGTATCTCATGTCTTTCATAATGGGTATAGATTTTCATAATTCTCAACTCGGTTGTGAAATTAAAGGTTTTCCTTTTCAATAATTTGCAAGTCGGTAGTGGAATTGTCAAGCACGTGCGTTATAATTCTCTAGTAAATCTTCATTATAACACCCATTTAAATTATAAAGGCCgtggagaatttttttaataaagtgcACCACTTGTaatgataaatgttatttttaaaaggtaaaaaataaaactcaaaataccCAAGTGACATGCCATACACACAATTCGTGTATACGTAAAACAGGAAATTACAGTCATAGCAActaataaattcattaaaaagtacATTACATTTCAAATAAGCTTTTACAATTACACGGCTCTAAAACGTACGGCATTGCGCTCCCACAATTACTTATGTTACAAAATACCACATTGTGCTCccaaaataacacaaacataaaaaaacacaatgtcATCTCAAAATTACATAGACCTCAGTTCAACTTCAAACGGCCAAGCTTGCATTCATACGAACCACTTGAAGTGTATCCAAACAACAAAACGAAAATGACACTTAAACAAATTACCCAGAAACACGCAAGAATTGTTTGGTAATTCTTCTTAACTGCATGGAGTTTGATCTCCCCAATCTCTACTTCCTTATGATACCGGAcaatttctttatccatttctaccttcaaacacatattttctctctccatttctaccTTCACCTTACTGACTTCAACTTGAACCATGTCTTCACACCGCTTTGCTTCTGACAACAATTTTTGGTGCTTTCGCCAGAACCAAGTTCCAACCCTTTTACATTTCGCACACAGCTCAGGATCAACTCATTCAAAGTAACCACAATCTCGGTTGATCTAtaaaatagtaaacaaatattaatcaccaatcTAAACACATACAATATTACACATACCCATTTTTTTATAGTTATATTTAAAATAGGTAAATGGTTAAAGTTTTTTtcacaatcatttttttttttcgctacACTATCAAATATGATAGTGTAGTTGAAAAACCATTACACATAAAATTCGatacctaaaccctaaaccattacacaagcatcacgCCTAACCCTAGATGCTCTTATATATTGACAATAGAAGCCATGCGCGAGAAGTATGGcatgttcaaaccctaaaccctaaacaaattataacaaataactaaaccctaaaataacccaacaaagaacccacaaccatcactactcaacttaaacacacataaccaacaacgaaaattaaaaccctaaacaagaaattcaaacaagaaattatcaatacttaccctaaaccctaaagaacactctacaaaaattacaaccataaacaataaatggataaagagtttgaagaacttgcccaaattttggttttcaaccaatacacaagcatcacacctaaacaaattataacaaataactaaaccctaaaataacccaacaaagaacccacaaccatcactactcaacttaaacacacataaccaacaacaaaaattaaaaccataaacaagacaTTATCAATACttatcctaaaccctaaagaacaccctacaaaaattacaaccataaacaagaaatggataaagagtttgaagaacttgcccaaattttggttttcaaccattacacaatcatcacacctaaacaaattataacaaataactaaatcctaaaataacccaacaaagaacccacaaccatcactactcaacttaaacacacataaccaacaacgaacattaaaaccataaacaagaaattatcaatacttaccctaaaccctaaagaacaccctacaaaaattacaaccataaacaagaaatggataaagagtttgaagaacttgcccaaattttggttttcaaccattacacaagcatcacacctaaacaaactataacaaataactaaaccctaaaataacccaacaaagaacccacaaccatcactactcaacttaaacacacataaccaacaacgaaaattaaaaccataaacaagaaattcaaacaagaaattatcaatacttaccctaaaccctaaagaacaccctacaaaaattacaaccataaacaagaaattacgtgtttgaagaacttgcccaaattttCGCAACACTCATCATAAACATAAAACGTGCCTTGTAATTTTCGCAACCCACAAACCTCCTCCCGAAATTGTGCTCTGTTTGAGCTGTTTTTACAACCATCGGCCGCTCACAGTAACAAAGCCTCTGCGGTGAAGATGAAGCTCTAGAACTTGAGGTATACTccatcatttctctctctcttcgcaataaatcaatatacaatagaaaacaaaaatttgttaacaataaatcaacatcacagagttagggataaccaaattaaaaacccCCTCAAGAAAACCCCAATTTACGAAAAACCCTAGAACGATACTACACATTTCGGTGTAAATTTACGAATCAAATAAGGGCAAAAACTTACCTCGTCGTACACAAATGCGCAAAGCTCCAAACTTTGGGTTGATCTCGAGTGGGTGTCGGGTAGCTTGTCGCGTGGCTGTCGGAGGTGGGTTCTACCTCTCTCGGGTCCCTTTCGCTAGTGACTCAGCAACGTCCTCCCCTCCCTCGTGCGTGCCGGGTTTTTCCAGACCTTTTCAGTTTTGTTTATTTGCTGTTTTAACTAAGTTTAAgtctgggttgggttgggttgggggtTGGGTCAGCAAGGTCGGGGCGTGGGTCAGCTGGGTTTGGACATGGGTCAAGGTGTAACCActtgatgggggtattttgggcactaaATCGCATAAAGTGACCACGTGCGTCGCACGTggtcactgttccgtcagtcaaagcgggtTTGACTGACGGAGtgcctgaattgcaaaaaattgaaactttaggggggtggattgtaaaaattgaaactttggaggcggaattgcaaatcgctgacaactttgggggggtaaattgtaatttttcctaagaAAATAGTAGATAGCCAAATAAAGACCACAACCCCGAAGAGGATCCTCAAGATGAAAGAAGCAAATAAGAATGATGTCACCGGTGCTGGTTGTGGCGACTCATGGTGATAGTTGTAGGTGCAAGTAGAAGCACCTGAAAGATTCTTAATTTTAAGCCAATTACACGAAGAGCTGGAAAAACTAAGAGATACTTGTAAAAGAGTCACCACCATGAATTGTGATAAAAGGGTGAAGGTGCGTGTAGCTGACGCGTAACAAGGTGGCACGTGGCATACATGCGCTACAACAATCGTTATTGAGGGAAAAAGGGACGACTGGAAATGGTGATGGAGGGGCGCATGACATGTATATTGTATGGGTGGAGGAAAAACAGTACTTCTAACTTCCAAACCACAAATAGGAAAGTTGTtgaaataagaagaaaatggaaagaggAAAACAAAGGGAGGTTAGgaaaggtttatatatatattttgaagtcGTGTAGAACTGAGGAAATTCTAACAAAGCGTATGATAGTAAATAGGGACTTAAGATTTAAGGTAAAAGAAAATTCAGGATGAGATAGATAATcatgaatagaaaatagaaaaatcctAGTTGtcccaaagaaaataaatatttcttaaaaatggCAAGAAAGAACTTAAAATTGTGATCTACAGGGGAAAATGGTGGATTTTAGATTGAAAACAACGGTCATTAAGTCTCATAACATGCGTGCTGAAAATAGCTTTCTGGTTTGGAGTCATATGCGTGATTTGATTCTCGTAGAAAAAGTTAATGCCCTATTTACTATCGTATGAGCAACATTGCACTAACTCGATTTAGCACCGGGAGGCTCTTAGGCATTTGATCAAATAGGGATTGAAAATTTAAGTTAGGACAGAGAAATTTGAAACTAGAGCATTTTGTTCGAACGAGAATGGACCTGTTTAAACGAGAATTAAAATGCCATGTATCAGCTGAGAATTTACACGGGAAAATGAATGGCCAAGATCGAATATAAAATGATAGTGTTTAAACGGTTTAACATGCCATTTGAACGGAACAAGATCTCCAAGTGTCAACCATTGTGTGGGTTAGAGAGTACTCATGAATCCTGTTTTAAATTGGATTTAGTACACCCTATCAATGACTATCCAGAACAAGAATAGAAGAGGCACAagtcattcattcattcatacGTTAAGGTTTGTCTGAAGTTGTCTCACATTGCTTATTTCCTTGGCCCAAATAAGATATAACCACTCTTTCTGTCCCCTAAGTGGGTGTAAGTGGGTGTAAGTGGGTGAAGGAATTGGCAGTGCTAAGAACAGTGATCATCAGTTACAAATGCTAAGAGAGGTGAAGACTACATGGATTATATGAAATGATGATTGATTTCTAACCTACAGTCAACCCATCTCCATTACAATTCTGCCTTTGCCTAACCCATTTCTGGTGGATAAAAatccttttcatttcaaatgaaatagatgGTATCTATTTCatggtcaaaatttaaaattaatgcattTAATGGTGTACAtgatatcacattatttaattttttttaaaagagtcaGAATTATAATATTATAGACACCGTTAAATGCATCAGctttaaatcttgaccataaaataaatactatcaatttcatttgaagcTAAGAGGATTCTATTCTGTCTCCAGTTACCACACAGTCTACTGATTTGCTTCAATGGCATGTGCatgtgtatttttattttacttaaagaactcaaggagaaaaagaaaaaaaggaagtaatTTCTCACCTCTAAACATCTAATGTCCTTCCACATCACCAGTAGTCACTACATGAGCATTTGCCATCAACAAAGTGATGGAAACGATTGGCATCTCTTACAATAATTTCCCTCTTAACAATCTTCGATATATATTTGGTCAGAGTGTGACAGTCAATACAAACACGTAGATTCTTGGTGATCCTAATCAAGCTCCCAGCTGGTGTGTTTAAGAGACCAAATGCAATAGCTATTCTCTCGCTGTGGCCCCAAAGCAACTTCACCTTCATTGCCTCGTCTACATCACGCAGAACACAACTGGTCTCTGCCACATAACCAGATGCCTCCACCTCTATCCTCAAACTTTCCAAAAACTGATAAACATCTGCCCACTTTGGATGAAAATAATCTCCAGCAAAAAATGTATACACCTGGTTTCCTACTTCAATTGAACTATATCCGGGTGTTTTTTTCAGGCCCCGTGTCCTCATGAGGCCTCGAATGTAATTCACTGTATTCCATCTCCTTGCTTCagcatatatatttgataacaCAACATAAATTCCAGGATTCATGGAATCTAAATGAAGTAATCTATCTGCAGTTTGTATGCCCATGTCAATGTTTTTGTGGGTTCGACATCCGCTCAGCAAGGCTTCAAGCACCGCGCTGCCTGGTTCAAAAGGCATTTGTTTGACAAAAGCCACAGCTTCCTCAAGACGGCCCCCCCTGCTAAGAAGATCCACAACACAAGCATAGTGCTTCTCAGTGGGCATAATGTTGTGGTCTCTCTCCATTCCGCGAAACAAAGTAATACCATCTTCCACAATGCCCGAGTGACTACAAGCAGTTAGAAGAGCCACAAAGGTAGTTTGATTTGGCTTGAGTCCCTCCTCTATCATTTTTCTATAGACAACAAGAGCTTGATGCCCATGGCCATGCATCCCATAGCCAGTTATCATTGAGTTCCACAAAATAATATCTCTAGAAACGGATCCACTGCCAAATACCCTCTCTGCAGAATTTATCTTTCCACACTTGGCATACATATCAATCAGGGCTGTCATGTTAACTACATCAAATGCAAAGCCACAGCGAATTAAACTAGCATGGACACTTCTTCCTTTCTTCAAAGAGCCCAGGTGGGCACAAGAATGGATTAAACTAACAAGAGTGACAGAGTTGGCTGCAACTCTCTCTTCTTGCATCTGACTAAATAATTTCAGGGCATCTTCGGCATGTCCATTCTGTGCTAACCCTACTAGCATGGCAGTCCAAGTAATCACATTCCTATTTTTCATTCTGTCAAAGACAAAGAACGCATGCTTCAAGGCACCACATTTAGAATACAGATCAACAATTGCAGTAGACAAAATGAGATTCGAATTGAGACCCTTTCTATATATACAACCATGGAGGATTTTTCCACCGTCCAAATCAGCTGTTTGAGCACAACCCTGAAGGAGGCTAATCATGGTTCCTGAATCAAAACCGACACCACTAGATACCAACCTATGAAAGAGTTCAAGAGCTTCTCGCACCAAACCATTTTGAACAAATCCCGACATCATAGCATTCCATGAAACCAAATTTCTTGTGGGCATGCTAACAAAAGCCAGTTGAGCACTTCCAACATTACCCATCTTACCATACATGTCAACCAATGAGGTAACCACTAAAACATCATCACCCATTCCTAATCCAAATACACACCCATGAACACATTTTCCAAGTTGCAAACTCTTTTGTTCTGTACAAGCTTGAATTAAGCAAGCAATAGTTACCGGACTTGGCCTAGTCCCGCAACGGCGCAtatcaaaaaacaaatcaaaagcCTCGTTAAAATGGCATGCCTGTACATACCCACCTATCATAGAGTTCCAACAAACAACATCCCGTTCAGGCATTGCATCAAAGATCCTTCGCGCTTCATCAATACTACCAAATTTCACCAAGAAATTTATCATCGAACTCCCCAAAAACCGATTGTTTTCAACCCCATTTTCCACCGCTGTCCTAATTACTTCCCTACCCATTCCATAATCTAACAAGCCCATGCATGCCCTGAGTGCAAAATTACACGTATAACTATCAATTTCCAAATTGCAAGACCCCATCATTTTAAACAACTCAAGGGTCTCATTGTACCGCTCATTTCTTACATACCCACCAACCATGGCATTGCATAGAATCTTTTCTGGCTGAGAAAATTGATCAAACACGTGACGGGCATAGCCAACATGACCCAAATCACAATACGTCCTAACTAGTTTTGTAGCCAAAGTTTGGTCGCTGGATATAGAATTGGTGATAATCTGGGTGTGGATGCACTTGACCTTGATAAGGCTCTTTGACAATTCCTGCAAAAGCGACAACAATCTGTAAACAAATAGACGATGGTTGGTTGTGTTGGGCATCACTGAATGGACGAGTAAAGCTAGAGAAGGTAGACGAGTGGACGAGTCTCAAAGCCATAGGCTACTCTTTGCTGAGCAAAATGCGCGCTAATCTCGTTCGCATTTGGTAACTTCACAGAATGCCAGAGAAGTAACGGTCACTTAATGTAAGAACCGAAAAAACAGATTTCTCCCCTGCATCTGTTGAGCGATTATATCGCCTCGAACGTGAACTTgctcttaaaatcacaattgaatttaaaatgatcataattaaattttgatctattcaTGAtcttaaaaatcacatcacttCACTTTGGGAGGATTCAAAGATAATTCTAATCGACATTACTCATATTTATAACAATAACCTTATTTTATAGACATTTAGACTATACGACTTTCATATAACGTAGatgttggaaaaataaaaatcaacttttagaTTGTATTTTTTGGTACAAATCAACAGCTGATTTTTATTGCCACATCTTCAAATTATTTTACAGTTCtataataatctactaaataacattattttttttttaaagatatattCTTAGATGATATAGTGGGTAtagatatatgttttttttttttttttaaatagtatatGACTAAGGatgcgtttgagattgcgatttcgcaagaataatttgcgttttaaaaagcacttaatttaaaataagaaaaaaactaCGATTTCTATAAGTAGTCCAGGAAGTGcttatatttgaaaaagtactaatttaaacaaaaattactatttcatataataaatatttgataaaaaaaatactttttaatatgtttcacCAAACGcctatataaatttaaaaagtagcaatttcaaaaaacaatttttaaaatttcacttATTGAAACCGGAATCCCAAATGAGCCACAATGGCTACCAATCAGGATCATCATTGTCTCCAAATATTATTCATCCTTTGATCAAACCATCACAAGCAGGAAGCATTAAGCTTTCAATTAGATTGACAAGTCTCTTGAACAAACGACATTGTAGATGCTCTAACATCAAACAAGAACCGATGATTTGCCTGCTGAAATGCCCCCAGAATATTTGGTCCCTGTTGATAAATAGGCAGGATAGCCATGCAAAACATATCATCAAATACTTGGAACACTGCTTTAGAATCCACGACAAGCTCTGCTCCCATAAAATGAAAAGTCATAGATGGCAAGGCCGTATGATTCACAGCTGAAATGACTTTATAGCAAATATCATATGGCACTTGCTCTCCCTCTATAGGATTCCATCCATATCTCTGCAAGTTCTTCACCATCTCACCTTTCACCACATTATACGCACCTGGAACAAGAAAAGATTGCCCGCTTCCCGAATCAAGGACGAAACCCCCTGtacctgttagaatataaattaaacgattaaatttatttcttcgtgtcaactctttttttttttttaaaaaaaaacagactatttgaatgttaaacacatttttaaaccCATCAAATGCAAACTCCAACATGCCCTAGAGTATGTTTCggttgtatttgaaaaatagagtttttaagtcaaaaattgcttaaataaagcttttgccaaaagtgcgttttagccatttttgagctttttggactcttaaaagcactttcaattttttttatcaaaacgGCTACTTTTTCTTCAGAccaactttttgagtgttaaacgcacttttaggccctcAAATACACACCAAAACAGGCCATAAAAGTGTATTCGAGGGCTTAAAAATGCGTTTGACTTTCAAAAAGTCGGTCTGAagaaaaaatacttgtttggtaaaaaaaattgaaagtgtttttaagggtaaaaaaataaccaaaacgcaatttgaaaaaagtttaaaaatgaagcttttgccaaaaaaacgttttttaatttaaaaactctatttctcaaatagaatctcaaacatgctttaaGCTTCAAAAATAAACAGTGATTTGACAGTACCGTCATCGTTCAGCTTAAACACGGTCGGATCGATTGGAAGCCGCACTGCATCGATGCTGATTCCCAACATGTTCACATAGTATCTGGGAATTCCTGGCAGCATGGGGGTTGTTTGTACTATTCTTTGAGCATCTCCTCTTATTTGTGCATCAGGGCCAAAGCGCAAGTATGTGTAGGTTCCCTGTGCCGTGGTCCATGAAGGGAGGCAATAAGAGAAGCGTTGGTTGGTGACAGGGCCTAGTTGTCTTAGGATTGACCTTCTCCCAGACCCTAAGCCAAAAATTCCTGCTATGACATTGTTTGGTCCAATGTTTCCACCAAATACTATGTTTCGGTTGTCGAAGCCACACCCGAACACCACATTTTGGAAGCTTGCAAATCCTCCATTGGCTGGGAATGTGAAGTTGTCAGCTGAAACGATGCCCCTCGTGCTACTACCTGTaaaaacataaagagaaaataggAAAGTAAATGCTCTTAGGTGCATGCGTTACTGAATCGTTTTTTGTTTAAGATATTATTTGTCCCCGTCAATTCTAGCTGATGAATTGGTATTGTAGTGGGTtacaacaaatatttttctaGGACACAATGGAGGTTAGAAACACGGATTTggattctctaaaattctccttaaatttgagattgtcaaatttataaatatcaaCTTCATCTCATTTAAAcgtttaaaataagtcatggtTCAGAATTTAATGAAGAAGTTACTAAGGGACAGAGATTTAATAAGGtagcttcctcattaaattctgaaacatggtttattttagacgcttaaatGAAATAGACggttgagatttatgaatttgagaatcttaattttaaaagaaatttgagggAATCTTAATCAGAAACACCCTTAGAGTTTCGATCTATTCAAGCAAGGGAGAGACTCAAATTTTAAACTAGGAGGTTGTTAAGAGACAGAAGAAAAAATTGGTTTGCAATGAACTCTTTATAGTATTAAATAAGTAGTTTTAACGTCAGTTTACCGATAGATAATGCGCGTGCGTCCGACCGTAATAAATTACGTGAAgaagcttaaaaaatacttttaatacctaTAAAGCTGTGACGCAAACAAAAAGCCGGCATGATTAGTGAAAAACTCTAAAAGCacttctataaattttttactctaaaaatggtcaaaaacttatttttgaaaaaaaacttaaaaaataaattcttttttggCTTTAAAAAGAGTAGGGCCTTATAAACGCGAacttaatttctctctctcttttattttttgggactCTTTTCTTCTGAAGCTAGCTCTTTAATACCATCTATTTCAAACATTCAAAAAGCCACAAActagacatatatatatatatatatatatatatatatattaatttctaaCTCATATACCACACTCATCCCaaaaatatttcacgtgttgtgGCTTTTTTACTAAAGAGGAGTTTAAACCCACACGAGAATAaatatattagaatataaatcaaataattaaatacattCACTCTTATCGGCTAAAAATTTGAAGATCAGTAGTGATTTAACGTACGCTACCTCCTATGTAGGCGGACTCGTAAAGGCATAGACCTTCGTGACATATTTTGGGAACACAGAGGGGATGATCACAAGACACGGCATGGTACGTCTTGGATTCATGGTAATTGAAATTTCCGCCTAAGAGGGGGAAACAGATGGTGCAGCCGTCGGCTTGAATCCACGTGTCATCGGAGCCGGTGTCGACCAACAAGTACGTAGTGTAAGCTTCTGAGCCAATGAACATTTGAGCCATGTAAAGGCTAGTCCAAGCCATCACAATCCAAGGTCGCAGTGTCTCAATGCCTTGCTCTGTTTTCTCCATTAATGTAGAATTCATGGAGTATTTGTATTGAAGAGCTCGAGCTCTGGAGAGTTGAGCTATTCTAGAATGATGTTCTTCAAGAGAGAGGTTTCTGGGGAAGAGAGTTGTATCAATGGAGGATCTTGGGATTAGCTTGATGCTAAAGCCTTTGCCTGAGGCTGCAATGAGAAGATGAATGATAAGGGTCACCCAATATACAGCAGAGAGGCTTCTCAAAGCCATTGTCTCCTAGCTCTTAGCAAGCACATATTGTGgtgttagtatatatatatatatatatatatgagaagttGAAACCGTCAGCCAGGTGGGGCACTAATTAACTCTgcagtaaattaattaatgttgtcTCTTTATAAACAAGATTTGATTTAGGTGGGGTGAAAAAATTACGATAAATTTGGACCGTTGTGTAGTTTTTTTATAATACCTAAGTCAAATTTATAACGAAGTACTTTATCTAGCGGTTTGCAGGAGGAAGCCGATATCTGTTGCGGGAAACTTATAGTTCACATCATTTTGAGAACCGGTAGCCTGGGGCggatttagattttttttttggtgcggAGGGGCGAATGAACAGTagcaaacaaaattaaaaaacagaaaaataggCAAATTTGGATATATGCATGATTGATGGTTAGTAAGATaagtcttaaaaaaaacaagaaaaggagaagtgttaattaattgattagtcattattagttaattaaggtAAGTAGGCCGGAtaatattaagtaattaattgtGAGAGAAGTGTTAATTAATTCATCATCATCAGTTCATGATTCTCTGTATCCTTGTAACAAATTGCTTTTATGATTAGTGCATAAGAATAAAgacttttatttaatttatttcgtTTGACAATTAGTCTCAGAGCAGGTATTTATTGTCAGCATTAACACCAGCCATTGTAGTGTAGTCAAGATGCACCTACAGTACTACTTTAAACGGCAAGAGGTCTAGTGTTTTGActtggaatttatttattttttcaaatttttagaaaaaaagctAAATTTAAACAGCTCATGAATGCTCAAGAGACCTTTCTAAACAAGCCATTTATCAAGAGCCAAAAAGTTAAGAGACTTTTATAATAAACCATATTTGCAAAACGGATGGTAGCGCATTTACATCCCGCTCAGCAAAAGTTTTGCTAAATTTagccaaaatattatttattttttttattttagctatccaCTTTTTTAAAGTACTTACATTCGGCGTAgcattttaactatcaacttttaatattttatttaaaatttattattttgtattttttatgtaGTTCTACAAGTGAGGGGAGAGAAGTTTAAATGGtttttaattaaaggaaaaaggATGAAAtgcttttttaattaataaaataatagattGTTGAGCTATAGTGCTCAACAACTTTGTTGAGCATTGTAGCTCCTCAACAAACTCTTAGGTAGTTTGCTTAGCCGGATGGAAAGTGATTTTAACACTATAACTCAATAAAAATAggcaaaatgatattttgttgaactggatgtgaatgctctaactATTTGCAGCCtcatcaaaaccattttttggttattttagtgAGGCAATTATTTGGCGAAACTGCCTAACAAGTCTCATTTTCAGCCTTATCACTTTGATGGAAAAAATTtgtgaataaaaaaatggtttctctctccccctttaatagttgaaaaaagaataaacaaatctttgaaaaataatatttaaatgaaatagtgaaaatgaattgttaaaatagtgaggctgttGAAAATGCTTTAACAAAGTGAGTAGTTACAATAGGTAAAAATGTACTTTTgtcttttggttattttgatgagtaaaatttggtaagGATGCTTGTCATTTGTTACAAGCCATTTACTAAAAGCCAAAAAGTGAAAGCTATTTAGCTTTTTAAGATTATATattcatttcctttttctctcatctaccaaaaacaaaaaaaaacaaaaaatatttaactaaagtaaagaaaaatataaaatgtttgatgTTTGATTCATTTTATAAGTGACCCTCTAAATTAAAGTAATAAAAGTCATATGGACTCTCACTCCTCTTATATATAGAACCCCGcctatgagtaatgttataaaatatctttttatcctttcttttattcttccaaagtttatattatttttaaaattattattagatcaaaatttaatagtaattttaaaagtcactttaactttg
Coding sequences within it:
- the LOC132168672 gene encoding pentatricopeptide repeat-containing protein At3g12770-like, whose translation is MPNTTNHRLFVYRLLSLLQELSKSLIKVKCIHTQIITNSISSDQTLATKLVRTYCDLGHVGYARHVFDQFSQPEKILCNAMVGGYVRNERYNETLELFKMMGSCNLEIDSYTCNFALRACMGLLDYGMGREVIRTAVENGVENNRFLGSSMINFLVKFGSIDEARRIFDAMPERDVVCWNSMIGGYVQACHFNEAFDLFFDMRRCGTRPSPVTIACLIQACTEQKSLQLGKCVHGCVFGLGMGDDVLVVTSLVDMYGKMGNVGSAQLAFVSMPTRNLVSWNAMMSGFVQNGLVREALELFHRLVSSGVGFDSGTMISLLQGCAQTADLDGGKILHGCIYRKGLNSNLILSTAIVDLYSKCGALKHAFFVFDRMKNRNVITWTAMLVGLAQNGHAEDALKLFSQMQEERVAANSVTLVSLIHSCAHLGSLKKGRSVHASLIRCGFAFDVVNMTALIDMYAKCGKINSAERVFGSGSVSRDIILWNSMITGYGMHGHGHQALVVYRKMIEEGLKPNQTTFVALLTACSHSGIVEDGITLFRGMERDHNIMPTEKHYACVVDLLSRGGRLEEAVAFVKQMPFEPGSAVLEALLSGCRTHKNIDMGIQTADRLLHLDSMNPGIYVVLSNIYAEARRWNTVNYIRGLMRTRGLKKTPGYSSIEVGNQVYTFFAGDYFHPKWADVYQFLESLRIEVEASGYVAETSCVLRDVDEAMKVKLLWGHSERIAIAFGLLNTPAGSLIRITKNLRVCIDCHTLTKYISKIVKREIIVRDANRFHHFVDGKCSCSDYW
- the LOC132168673 gene encoding aspartic proteinase nepenthesin-1-like → MALRSLSAVYWVTLIIHLLIAASGKGFSIKLIPRSSIDTTLFPRNLSLEEHHSRIAQLSRARALQYKYSMNSTLMEKTEQGIETLRPWIVMAWTSLYMAQMFIGSEAYTTYLLVDTGSDDTWIQADGCTICFPLLGGNFNYHESKTYHAVSCDHPLCVPKICHEGLCLYESAYIGGSSTRGIVSADNFTFPANGGFASFQNVVFGCGFDNRNIVFGGNIGPNNVIAGIFGLGSGRRSILRQLGPVTNQRFSYCLPSWTTAQGTYTYLRFGPDAQIRGDAQRIVQTTPMLPGIPRYYVNMLGISIDAVRLPIDPTVFKLNDDGTGGFVLDSGSGQSFLVPGAYNVVKGEMVKNLQRYGWNPIEGEQVPYDICYKVISAVNHTALPSMTFHFMGAELVVDSKAVFQVFDDMFCMAILPIYQQGPNILGAFQQANHRFLFDVRASTMSFVQETCQSN